TCGCGATGGAGGACGTCGTCGCGCGGTACGCGGCCGGGGAGTTCCCGGGCGGGGAGACCGTGACGTACGGCCTCGCGGACGGCGGCGTCGGCCTGACCGACTACGAGTACACGAAGGACGACATCGGCCAGGACACGATCGACGCCGTCGACGCGCTCGCCGACCAGATCGTCTCCGGCGACATCACCGTGTGGAACGCCGTCACGCAGGGCTACCCGGACTTCTACGGGAACTGATCGATGACGTCGTCCGCCACACCTCCCGCCGGCGGCGGGGCCCCCACCGGGCCCCGCTGCCGGATCGGGGCCCGCGGGGTCAGCCGCTCCTTCGGGCCCGTGCGCGCCGCCGTGGACGTGGACCTGTCCGTCGCCCCGGGCACCGTCCACGCCCTGATCGGCGAGAACGGCGCCGGCAAGAGCACGCTCATGCGCATCCTGTACGGCCTGGACCGGCCCGACTCCGGCACGGTCGTGATCGACGACCAGCCGGTGGTGATGGGCTCCGTGCGCGAGGCCATCGGCCGCGGCATCGGCCTCGTCCAGCAGGAGCTCGCGATCATCCCGGAGCTGACGCTCCTGGAGAACCTCGTGCTCGGCGACGAGCCGCACCGCGGCCCGGTGATCGACCGGGCGGCGGCCCTGCGCCGGGCCGACGAGCTCGCGCGGACGGTGACGGTCGACGTGGACTGGTCGGCCCGCGCCGGCCACACCTCGATCGCGATCCAGCAGCAGGTGGAGATCCTGCGGCTGCTGCACCGGGGGGCCCGCACCCTGATCCTCGACGAGCCGACCGCGGTGCTGGCGCCCGCGCAGGCCGACGAGCTGCTGCGCCTCCTGACGGGCCTGGCCGCCCAGGGGCACACCGTGCTGTTCATCAGCCACAAGCTCGACGAGGTCGTGACCGTCGCCGACGAGATCACGGTGCTGCGCTCGGGGCGCACGGTCGCCCACCACCGCCGCGGCGAGATCGACCGCGACGGGCTGGCCCGCGCGATCATCGGCGACGGCGACGTGGCGCCCGACCGCACCGAGCCCGGCACGCCCGGCGACGTGGTGCTGGACGTGCAGGGCGTCCGCGCGTGCGACGACCTCGGCGCGCCGCGCCTCGACGGCGTGTCGTTCCGGCTGCGCTCCGGGGAGATCCTCGGGGTCGCGGCGGTCGCCGGCAACGGGCAGGAGGAGCTCGCCGAGGCGCTGGCCGGCGTCCGCGCGACCACCGGCGGGACCGTCGCGCTGCACACCGCCGACGGGGCGCGGGACCTCACCGCGGCCGGGGTGCGCGAGCGGCGCCGGCACGGGATCGCGTACATCAGCGCGGACCGCAAGCACGAGGGCCTGTCGGTGACCAGCTCGCTGGCGGACAACGCGCTGGCCGGGCCGCGGCTCGGGGCGATCAGCCGCCTCGGCGTGCTGCGGCGAGCCGCGGCCCGGGAGCGGGTCGACGCCGTCCTGAGCCGGGCGAGCGTCCGGTTCGGGTCGACCGCGGACCCGGCGTCGAGCCTGTCCGGCGGCAACCAGCAGCGCCTCGTCGTCGGCCGCGAGACCCTCGACCGCCCGCGCGCGGTCGTCGCCAGCCAGCCGACGCGCGGCGTCGACATCCGGGGCATCGGGCACATCCACGAGCTGCTGCGCCGCTCCCGTGACGACGGCGCGGGCATCGTCCTGTTCTCCGAGGAGATCGACGAGCTGCGCGCGCTGAGCGACCGGATCCTCGTGCTGCACCGCGGGGCCGTGGCCGGCGAGCTGCCGGGCACCGCGACCCGGGCGGAGATCGGGGCGCTGATGGTCGGCGCCCCGCCGGCGGCCCACGACGCGGAGCGCGGGCAGCGGCCCGCGGGGACGGAGCAGGACGCATGAGCGCACCCCACCTCGACCGGTGGCGCCCGGTCGCGACCGGCGTCGGGCGCGCCCTCGTGCCCGTGCTGCTGGCGTTCGTGGTCGGCGGCGTCGTGCTCGCCGTGACCGGGCAGAACCCGCTGGAGATCTACCGGCTGCTGCTGGTGGAGGCGTTCGGCGGCCCGTCCCGGGTGGACGCGACGCTGGCCGCGACGACGCCGCTGCTGTTCACCGCGGTCGCGGCGGCGTTCGCGTACCGCGCCGGGGTGTTCACGATCGGCGCCGAGGGGTCGTTCACGCTCGGCGGCCTCGCCGCGGCGGTGGTCGGCGCCCACGTCGGCGGTCTGCCCGCGGTCGCCGCCGTCACCGTGAGCCTGCTCGCGGCCTGCGCGGCGGGGGTCCTCGTCGCGGTCGTCCCGGCGGTGCTGCGCGCCCGCTGGCAGGTCGACGAGGTCGTGACGACGCTGATGTTCAACTTCATCGTCGCCGGCGTCGCGGGCTGGGCGGTGCAGGCGTTCTTCCAGGAGCGGGGGCAGGCGAACTCGGCCACGGCGTACGTGGCCGACTCCGCACGGCTCGAGCCGTTCTTCCCGCCCGACCTCACCAACGCCGGCCTGGTGATCGCGCTGCTGCTCGTCACCGGGTACACGTTCTGGTTCCGCCGCACGGCGCTCGGGTTCGAGTTCCGGGCCGTCGGAGCGACGCCGCGGTTCGCGGTCGCCCAGGGCCTGCGGACCCGGACGGTCGTCGTCGTGGCGCTGCTCGGCGCCGGCCTGGCGGCGGGCCTCGGCGGCGGGGCGCACGCGCTCGGCATCGTGCACCGCTACACCGGCGGCTTCTCGGCCAGCTTCGGCTTCACCGGCATCGCCATCGCGCTGCTCGCCCGGTTCAACCCGGTGGGCATGGTCGTGGGGGCCGTGCTGTTCGGTGCGCTGAACGCCGCGGGGTCGACGATCCAGCTCTTCGTGAACCTCCCCATCCAGCTCGTCGACATCCTCCAGGGCACCGTGATGATCTTCGCCGTCGTGCAGTTCGTGCTGCCCCGGCTGCCGTCCCGGCAGCGGGCCGTCCCCGAGGCGGTGGTCGCGTGATCGACCAGGTGATCGCCGCGGCGCTGACG
This is a stretch of genomic DNA from Cellulomonas sp. ES6. It encodes these proteins:
- a CDS encoding ATP-binding cassette domain-containing protein, with amino-acid sequence MRAAVDVDLSVAPGTVHALIGENGAGKSTLMRILYGLDRPDSGTVVIDDQPVVMGSVREAIGRGIGLVQQELAIIPELTLLENLVLGDEPHRGPVIDRAAALRRADELARTVTVDVDWSARAGHTSIAIQQQVEILRLLHRGARTLILDEPTAVLAPAQADELLRLLTGLAAQGHTVLFISHKLDEVVTVADEITVLRSGRTVAHHRRGEIDRDGLARAIIGDGDVAPDRTEPGTPGDVVLDVQGVRACDDLGAPRLDGVSFRLRSGEILGVAAVAGNGQEELAEALAGVRATTGGTVALHTADGARDLTAAGVRERRRHGIAYISADRKHEGLSVTSSLADNALAGPRLGAISRLGVLRRAAARERVDAVLSRASVRFGSTADPASSLSGGNQQRLVVGRETLDRPRAVVASQPTRGVDIRGIGHIHELLRRSRDDGAGIVLFSEEIDELRALSDRILVLHRGAVAGELPGTATRAEIGALMVGAPPAAHDAERGQRPAGTEQDA
- a CDS encoding ABC transporter permease, with the protein product MSAPHLDRWRPVATGVGRALVPVLLAFVVGGVVLAVTGQNPLEIYRLLLVEAFGGPSRVDATLAATTPLLFTAVAAAFAYRAGVFTIGAEGSFTLGGLAAAVVGAHVGGLPAVAAVTVSLLAACAAGVLVAVVPAVLRARWQVDEVVTTLMFNFIVAGVAGWAVQAFFQERGQANSATAYVADSARLEPFFPPDLTNAGLVIALLLVTGYTFWFRRTALGFEFRAVGATPRFAVAQGLRTRTVVVVALLGAGLAAGLGGGAHALGIVHRYTGGFSASFGFTGIAIALLARFNPVGMVVGAVLFGALNAAGSTIQLFVNLPIQLVDILQGTVMIFAVVQFVLPRLPSRQRAVPEAVVA